The Streptomyces sp. NL15-2K genome contains a region encoding:
- a CDS encoding recombinase family protein, whose amino-acid sequence MSSARLLPGMRVLKVRRISRDTEDSSALLRQGEELDRAASEGRFTVAGEVDDVCVSGAVNLDDRPKLGRWMKDPLWHEWDAIMVTSLDRITRDQHHWDRFAERCHKGSKEIVCLDDPSLDIHTPTGRMIAYIKATQAQEYREAIVKKRRNQTQYYRDASLWGGGTWPFGYRPVVVDHHGKQRFKLVIDPVTGPLIREAYERVAEQGWSMSQLCTAWNARRRHIADCDEQGSETPQCDCPRGVLTSQDYQRSINAEEKKVGAKTHIKGTKWSTSTLGKMLKKPTLKGVAMHKGEPLLRDGLPVRWADPILTDEEFDKLQIAVADLGKYRAGIKSNASPMTGVLYCPCGMKMYENSSLVTLRTGKTKKHRYFRCASWSNGEACRFSTSWPQEEIYQAVEESFLSKLGDQYMTERSYVPGKDNRAQIKELEAAMENLSQAIAQASSAAAVTALTTTLERHATNLATLQEEPFVPGRWDETSTGQTYRAKWHQMAEWKERGSFLRKAGFRIFLVGSPKIGLSIGLITPKDLQERASGALQGNWASSDGEEYEQGAYAAFCTMLDELIHELDGPGGTEAGEVQG is encoded by the coding sequence ATGTCCAGTGCGCGACTCCTGCCCGGTATGCGGGTCCTCAAGGTGCGGCGTATCAGCCGCGACACCGAGGACAGCTCTGCCCTTCTGCGCCAGGGGGAGGAGCTGGACCGGGCGGCGAGCGAAGGCCGCTTCACCGTGGCCGGTGAAGTCGACGACGTGTGTGTCTCCGGCGCGGTCAACCTGGATGACCGGCCGAAGCTGGGACGGTGGATGAAAGACCCGCTCTGGCACGAGTGGGACGCGATCATGGTCACGTCGCTGGATCGGATCACCCGGGATCAGCACCACTGGGACAGGTTCGCGGAGCGCTGCCACAAGGGCAGCAAGGAGATCGTCTGTCTCGATGACCCGAGCTTGGACATCCACACGCCGACGGGCCGCATGATCGCCTACATCAAGGCGACCCAGGCTCAGGAGTACCGCGAAGCCATCGTGAAGAAGCGTCGGAATCAGACGCAGTACTACCGGGACGCAAGCCTGTGGGGCGGCGGCACGTGGCCCTTCGGCTATCGGCCTGTCGTCGTGGATCACCATGGCAAGCAGCGGTTCAAGCTCGTGATCGACCCGGTGACTGGCCCCCTCATCCGGGAAGCGTACGAACGTGTCGCGGAGCAGGGATGGTCCATGAGCCAGCTCTGCACTGCTTGGAACGCTCGCCGCCGGCATATCGCGGATTGCGACGAGCAGGGCAGCGAGACGCCGCAGTGCGACTGCCCGCGCGGTGTCCTGACCTCCCAGGACTACCAGCGGAGCATCAACGCCGAAGAGAAGAAGGTGGGCGCCAAGACGCACATCAAGGGGACCAAGTGGAGCACGTCCACTCTCGGCAAGATGTTGAAGAAGCCCACGCTCAAGGGCGTGGCCATGCACAAGGGTGAGCCGCTGCTCAGAGACGGACTGCCCGTCCGTTGGGCTGATCCGATCTTGACGGACGAGGAGTTCGACAAGCTACAGATCGCCGTTGCCGACCTGGGAAAGTACAGGGCGGGGATCAAGTCGAACGCGTCCCCCATGACGGGAGTCCTGTACTGCCCGTGCGGCATGAAGATGTACGAGAACAGCTCCCTGGTGACCCTGCGGACAGGCAAGACCAAGAAGCACCGGTATTTCCGCTGCGCCTCTTGGTCCAACGGTGAGGCGTGCCGGTTCTCCACGTCGTGGCCACAGGAAGAGATCTACCAGGCCGTAGAGGAGTCGTTCCTCTCCAAGCTGGGAGACCAGTACATGACTGAGCGCTCATATGTCCCCGGCAAGGACAACAGGGCTCAGATCAAGGAGCTGGAGGCGGCGATGGAGAACCTTTCCCAGGCCATCGCCCAAGCCTCCTCGGCTGCTGCCGTTACGGCACTCACGACGACGCTGGAGCGTCATGCCACGAACCTGGCGACGCTTCAGGAAGAACCCTTCGTCCCAGGCCGCTGGGACGAGACGAGCACAGGCCAGACCTACCGCGCGAAGTGGCACCAGATGGCCGAATGGAAGGAGCGTGGTTCGTTCCTTCGCAAGGCCGGGTTCCGGATCTTTCTCGTAGGCAGCCCCAAGATCGGGCTGTCCATTGGCCTCATCACCCCGAAGGATCTGCAAGAGCGGGCGAGTGGCGCTCTGCAAGGCAACTGGGCGTCGAGCGACGGCGAAGAGTATGAGCAGGGTGCCTACGCGGCTTTCTGCACCATGCTCGATGAGCTGATCCACGAACTTGACGGACCTGGAGGAACTGAAGCAGGAGAAGTACAGGGATGA